In the genome of Clostridiales bacterium, one region contains:
- the rplF gene encoding 50S ribosomal protein L6 — protein sequence MSRIGKMPIEIPNGVTVDINGDIVTVKGPLGELSRRIQSKDISVKAEDGKILVSRANDQKQARSLHGLYRSLINNMVVGVTKGYEKKLIVSGVGYKCQVSGSKLVMNIGFSYPVEVNIPDGIKAACVTPTEIEIKGIDKELVGHFAAKIRAIKKVEPYHGYGIYYSDERVVRKEGKKAAK from the coding sequence ATGTCTAGAATTGGAAAAATGCCCATAGAGATACCTAACGGAGTTACCGTGGACATTAACGGCGACATTGTAACCGTAAAAGGACCTTTAGGCGAGCTAAGCAGGCGAATACAATCAAAAGACATATCCGTAAAAGCGGAAGACGGCAAAATTTTGGTAAGCCGCGCAAACGACCAAAAACAAGCAAGGTCACTGCATGGTTTATATAGATCGCTTATCAACAATATGGTTGTTGGCGTGACAAAAGGTTATGAAAAAAAGCTCATTGTCTCAGGCGTGGGCTATAAGTGCCAGGTTTCGGGCTCTAAGCTTGTCATGAACATCGGGTTTTCCTATCCCGTTGAAGTGAATATTCCCGACGGCATAAAAGCGGCTTGTGTTACGCCTACGGAAATAGAAATAAAAGGCATTGACAAAGAGCTCGTAGGTCATTTTGCCGCCAAAATAAGAGCTATCAAAAAAGTAGAACCCTATCACGGTTACGGAATATATTATTCGGACGAAAGGGTTGTCCGCAAAGAAGGCAAGAAGGCTGCAAAATAA
- the rpsH gene encoding 30S ribosomal protein S8 yields MVIDPIADFLTRIRNALTAKHTSVEIPASKIKKQIADILVEEGYVKSAKLEGEGKDAKIIIELKYGPKYERVLTNLQRISKPGLRVYCSYKEIPKVLNGLGIAILSTSKGIMTDKKARQYKVGGEVLAYVW; encoded by the coding sequence ATGGTTATTGACCCTATCGCGGATTTTTTAACAAGAATAAGGAACGCTCTTACCGCCAAACATACGTCGGTAGAGATACCCGCAAGCAAAATAAAAAAGCAAATAGCCGATATTTTGGTAGAAGAAGGCTATGTAAAAAGCGCGAAATTGGAAGGCGAAGGCAAAGACGCCAAAATTATTATAGAATTAAAATACGGACCCAAATATGAAAGAGTTTTGACCAACCTTCAAAGAATTTCCAAGCCGGGCTTGAGGGTGTATTGCTCGTATAAAGAAATTCCCAAGGTGCTTAACGGTTTGGGTATTGCTATTTTGTCAACCAGCAAAGGCATAATGACAGACAAAAAAGCGCGACAATACAAGGTAGGCGGCGAAGTGCTTGCCTATGTTTGGTAG
- a CDS encoding type Z 30S ribosomal protein S14, which produces MAKKALINKQKRPAKFSTRAYTRCNICGRPHAVLRKYGICRICFRNLAYRGEIPGVRKSSW; this is translated from the coding sequence ATGGCAAAAAAAGCGTTAATAAACAAACAAAAAAGGCCTGCAAAATTTTCAACACGGGCGTACACCCGTTGTAACATATGCGGCAGACCGCATGCGGTTTTGCGCAAATATGGTATTTGCAGAATTTGCTTTCGCAACCTTGCGTATCGCGGTGAAATTCCCGGCGTAAGAAAATCAAGTTGGTAA